The genomic interval TTCGAAGGCACCCCTCTCAGGATCTTCTGGCGATCGGCGCGGAAAGGGGCCTAATTTTCGATCTGTACTTGACCACTTATGGGGCAGATGATATTAGTGTATCTGGCCGTCAGAAGAGAGAATCGACGGCCTAGTTGACAACCTGAAGAGTTGGAGGTGCGGACAAAGTGACTAAGGCGGATCTGATCAATGCGGTCGCGAAATCTGCGAGCATCACCAAGAAACAGGCGCACGAGGCTGTGGGTTCCACCTTCGAGGCGATCGTCAAGGCTCTCTCCAAGGGAGAGAAAGTCCAGCTAGTAGGCTTCGGAACTTTCGAGGTCAGGAAAAGAGCCCCTAGGAAGGGGAGGAATCCCCAGGATCCCACCAAGGTCATCAACATCCCGGGGAAAAAGGTTCCGGCTTTCCGCCCGGGCAAAGCCCTGAAAGAAAAGGTTCGCTAATCCTTTCCGATCTTATTCATCCGGATTTGCCGGCAGGCGGCCCAGGCCGCCTGCCGGTTCTTCTTTCTCCTGGAGCGAGGGTCGAAGTATTTCGAAAAGGACTTGCCATTGATCAAGTTCGAGCTCTTCCGCCCTGGTTGAAACGGAAAGGCCTGCCTGTTCCATCCTGTCGGCTATCTCCCGTTTCATACCCGGCAAGAGCCCGCCTAGGTTGTTAAGAAGGGTCTTCCTCCTTTTCATAAAGGCCGTGCGGATGAGGTTCCGCCAGGCTCTGACGCCGGGAAGGTGGTGGTTTTTATCTATCGAAACCTCCAGAAGGGCGGAGGTAACTTCAGGAGAGGGAAAAAAGGCCTCGGGGGGGACCTTCCTGATAATGCGAAGCTCTCCCATCGCCTGAAGGGTTATACCAAGGGGGTATCGGCCCTTCGAGCGCGCCGGGGCGCAGATCCTTTCCGCGGCTTCTTTTTGTACCATCAGGAGCATGTAATTCAGACCGGCGGGGGCATATAGCTCGAGTACCTTCCACAAAAGGGGGGTAGTGATGTGGTAGGGGATATTCGCCACCATTTTGTTGGGGGACGGATCGAGGCGTGGCGGAAGACCCCCTTTCAAAGCGTCTCCCCACAGGATTCTAAGGTTGGCATAATGGATACGGATATTTTCAAGGCAGGGTTCCAGCCTGCGGTCGATCTCCGATGAATAGACCAGCAAGGGCTTTCTCTCCAAAAGGCCCTCCGTCAGGATGCCCCTGCCCGCTCCGACCTCCAGCACCACGTCCTGGGGCCCTATTTCACTGCGGTCGAGGATGACCCTCAGGATATTTTTGTCGACGAGGAAGTTTTGCCCTATCCGGGTGTTTGGTCTGTGGTATTGTTCCAGCATCTTTTTCGACTCCCGGCCATAAATCGAGGTTCAGAGTATGAAAAAGCGGGAGAACCAGAAGGTCTCCCGCTTTTGATCCTTGGTCGGGACGAGAGGATTTGAACCTCCGACCCCTTGACCCCCAGTCCTATTAACCTGATTTTTTCTAATTGCCTAGAGCTTGATCCTAACTGCGTTTGCGGGTGTTTTGTTCTATATGATTTTACATCCAGTTTAGCCTATTTTACCCTTTTTTTGTCCTGTTGGCAGTAAATTGGCAGTATTTTTTGAGCAAAAAAGGGCCCTTTCAAGGGGATTTCCAAGGAAAGAATAAGTTGAACGGAGTACCGTTACTATTGGTACCTTTGGTACCCCCTTCCCATAAAAAATAAATCGCACGGAGTACCGTTACTGCCGTTACCATTGTTACCCTTGTTACCCCTTTTCAAGAGAGGCGCCTTTCTTTCTCTTCTTTCGCCGGTACGCCGCGGTACTCCTGCGGCAATCCGGGCAGTATTTCCTGTTGCCATGGCCCCAGAAGATACTTCCGCAACCCCCTTCTTCGATGGGGCATGTCTTCAGGTGGGCCCGACCGTCGTTGCCTTCCGGTTTCGTCATTAGCTGTGCAAGCTGGAAGTAGGCGATATCAAAAAAGTTGTCTATTCTCAGGTGAATTACGGGTTTTTCATCTAAAAAGTCGAACCATAAGAAAATACCATTCATACTTACGCTTATCAAAAGTGAGAGTATACCGGGTCGGTGCTAGAATTTCGTACAGTTTGGCAAGATAGATTAAATGCTCGAGAGGAGCTGAGATATCATGCCAAACAAGAGAGAGAAATATGATGAGGAATTCAAAAAGAAAGTCAAGTCCCAGAACTGCTGTAAATTCGGATCCGGTTACACATTCACCGCCACGGCCTCTGGTTGAGCCATGTTGACTTGCTGTTTCACTGAGGCCTTTTCCTTCTGTTCTTGTTCCGCCTTCGCTTCATGGAATTCCGCCAGATCCATGTACCGACGTCCCGAAATCCATTCTTCACCGGGTTCCTGAAGATACGCACCTGCCAGCATCATCGCCGATGCATCCTTCGGGAAGATCCGGATGACCCGTTCCCGCCTCCGGATCTCCTCATTGGTCCGCTCCGTCATGTTCGTGCTCCGCACCTTCTTCCGGCAATGCGCCGGGAGATCATAGACGGCCAGGATATCTTCTTTTGCATTGTCCAAAATACCCATGGCCTCGGGATAGCGCTCTTCAAGAAAGTCCATGAGCTCTTCGGCAGCTTCCAGGGCCCTTTCCTTTGTCGGTGCGTCATACATGTATTTCAGCTTGGCATGGACCTGCTGCCGATCTTTTTTGTGCACCTTGTCCAGCAGGCTCCTGGAAAAGTGGGTCTGGCACCTCTGCCATACCACATGGGGCAGGGTCTTTCCCAAAGCCAGCTTCAATCCCTCATGGTCGGCGGAGGTGACGTAGCCCACTCCTGCCAGCCCTCTTTTGTTGAGCCAGGTGAAAAACTCCCTCCAACTTGTCTCGCTCTCTTGACGGGCCACCCGGATGCCGAGAACCTCCCCGTACCCCGAACCAAAAACACCGATGGCAAGCTGGATGACCTTCTTGACGACCTTCCGGTTTTCCCTCACCTGGATCACCAGGGCTGCCCTCCTGGAGA from Thermovirga sp. carries:
- a CDS encoding HU family DNA-binding protein: MTKADLINAVAKSASITKKQAHEAVGSTFEAIVKALSKGEKVQLVGFGTFEVRKRAPRKGRNPQDPTKVINIPGKKVPAFRPGKALKEKVR
- the rsmA gene encoding ribosomal RNA small subunit methyltransferase A; this encodes MLEQYHRPNTRIGQNFLVDKNILRVILDRSEIGPQDVVLEVGAGRGILTEGLLERKPLLVYSSEIDRRLEPCLENIRIHYANLRILWGDALKGGLPPRLDPSPNKMVANIPYHITTPLLWKVLELYAPAGLNYMLLMVQKEAAERICAPARSKGRYPLGITLQAMGELRIIRKVPPEAFFPSPEVTSALLEVSIDKNHHLPGVRAWRNLIRTAFMKRRKTLLNNLGGLLPGMKREIADRMEQAGLSVSTRAEELELDQWQVLFEILRPSLQEKEEPAGGLGRLPANPDE